A genomic region of Venturia canescens isolate UGA chromosome 9, ASM1945775v1, whole genome shotgun sequence contains the following coding sequences:
- the LOC122416253 gene encoding uncharacterized protein, with protein MSAQDCRDIVASWEEVLQLLKDREPNVIHEWIKRLKKVIATLEESQRLATTGPEQQKFLYAVGILRGIEIKLGLLLKRGHGVQILERLIDRVQWSDLNSSFKNGIRVGALTNLKHVDVGAFMKDCMTHFRAKINNVLQSKGSNAVKVYAVLAAKFTVMKNDEEVFDTKFFNTKAAPIFGTTDIRRWLAENIQEPIQTDLEEFEQQGSGWSLHSIITMTLHINKFNPMRGSSYVDLPAKIRNKNACINVQNNDEQCFKWAILSALHPANHSQRVSKYRRYEAELNFDGIEFPVEPRKISKFEKQNEVSVNVYILKKKKHDFDVMPLHVTNVKKQRHVNLLLGQDHYVEEEEGEEEEDEECYVIPRCHYVWIKDLSRLVSRQLSNGARKLHICDRCLHFYHTEDKLAAHEVDCKKVNKCKVTMPKWANRMLRFKNHGHKERVPFIMYADFECLPKPTRDENAYQSHEAFSVGYYVKCSYDDSLSRYRSHRGPKPAEWFVRELQNFAQELDNVHANPRPMEALTRQQVREFHNATECHICQKPLLSSDRVRDHCHLTGKYRGTAHNECNLNYQDSRTVPIVFHNLTGYDSHFIIREIATCFPGPVEVLPKTKERYISFTKHVAGSDVKFRFIDSFRFMASSLEKLASDLSELRIVRGEFPYLSDEKFELLTRKGVFPYEYADSVDKLRDIELPPKASFHSSLTGSDISDADYEHAKRVWDEFEIRSLGEYSDLYLKTDVLLLADVFENFRNNSVAAYGLDPAHYYTLPGYSWDAMFRYTQVQLELLTDPDMHLFVEQGIRGGISQCSNRYARANNKYMSDYDANEEAKYLMYFDVNNLYGRAMMEYLPQGGFEWFTGNNVDFLNVLDDSPVGYILEVDLDYPENCHDSHKDLPLCPEHKSAPGSKQNKLMTTLEPKKRYILHYRNLKQAVQQGMKLVRVHRVLKFRQSAWLRPYIELNSELRKRARNEFEKNLYKLMNNAVFGKTMENVRKHVTVKLVRKWGGRYGAEALIAKPNFHSCSIFGENLVAIQLTKTEVYLNKPIYVGLSVLDLSKIHVYDFHYEYMKREFDDRCKLLYTDTDSLLYEIRCNDIYAIMKRDIKRFDTSDYPPNNRFGMPQANKKVIGLMKDECNGRIMTEFVALRSKMYCTKRRNDECNA; from the exons ATGTCAGCACAAGACTGCAGAGATATCGTTGCAAGCTGGGAGGAGGTGTTGCAGCTACTGAAGGATCGAGAGCCCAACGTCATTCATGAATGGATCAAACGATTGAAAAAGGTAATCGCTACGTTGGAGGAGTCTCAGAGGCTTGCCACCACTGGACCGGAACAGCAGAAATTCCTGTACGCCGTGGGGATTTTGCGGGGGATCGAGATCAAGCTGGGGCTTCTGCTGAAACGTGGTCATGGCGTGCAAATTCTGGAGAGGCTGATCGATCGAGTCCAGTGGTCGGATCTGAACTCATCGTTCAAGAATGGCATCAGGGTGGGCGCGTTAACGAACTTGAAGCATGTGGATGTGGGGGCCTTCATGAAGGACTGCATGACGCATTTCCGAGCGAAAATCAACAACGTTCTGCAGAGTAAGGGATCGAATGCGGTCAAGGTTTACGCCGTGCTTGCCGCAAAATTCACCGTTATGAAGAATGATGAAGAGGTGTTCGACACGAAGTTCTTCAACACGAAGGCAGCGCCGATCTTCGGCACCACTGATATACGCCGATGGTTAGCCGAGAACATTCAGGAGCCGATTCAGACGGATCTGGAGGAATTCGAGCAGCAAGGTTCAGGCTGGTCGTTGCATTCCATCATCACCATGACGCTGCACATCAACAAGTTCAACCCGATGCGAGGCAGCTCATACGTGGATCTGCCGGCCAAGATACGAAACAAGAACGCCTGCATCAACGTCCAGAACAACGACGAGCAGTGCTTCAAGTGGGCCATACTATCGGCGCTTCATCCAGCCAACCATTCGCAGCGCGTCTCCAAATACAGACGGTATGAGGCGGAATTGAACTTTGACGGGATCGAGTTCCCCGTGGAGCCACGTAAAATCTCCAAATTCGAGAAGCAAAACGAGGTCTCGGTCAACGTCTACAtattgaagaagaagaagcacgACTTCGACGTGATGCCCCTACACGTGACGAATGTGAAGAAGCAACGACACGTCAATCTACTCCTCGGGCAGGACCATTacgtggaggaggaggagggtgaggaggaagaggatgaGGAGTGCTACGTGATCCCGAGGTGCCATTACGTGTGGATTAAGGACCTGTCTCGCTTAGTATCGAGACAACTATCGAACGGTGCGCGCAAACTACATATCTGCGATCGCTGCCTCCACTTCTACCACACCGAAGACAAGCTGGCAGCACACGAAGTTGATTGCAAGAAAGTCAACAAGTGCAAGGTCACCATGCCCAAATGGGCGAACAGGATGCTCCGTTTCAAGAACCATGGGCACAAGGAGCGCGTGCCTTTCATCATGTATGCCGACTTCGAGTGCTTGCCGAAACCGACCCGGGACGAGAATGCCTATCAGAGCCACGAGGCATTCAGCGTGGGGTACTACGTGAAGTGTAGCTACGACGACTCACTATCGCGTTACCGCAGTCACAGGGGGCCGAAGCCCGCGGAATGGTTCGTCAGGGAGCTGCAGAACTTCGCTCAAGAACTGGACAATGTTCACGCGAACCCTCGGCCCATGGAAGCACTGACGCGGCAACAGGTCCGAGAGTTCCACAACGCCACCGAGTGCCACATCTGCCAGAAACCTCTATTGAGCAGCGACCGAGTGAGAGACCACTGCCATCTGACGGGCAAGTACCGCGGAACAGCGCACAACGAGTGCAACCTGAACTATCAGGACTCGAGGACCGTGCCCATCGTCTTCCACAATCTCACCGGCTACGACTCGCACTTCATCATACGGGAAATCGCCACATGCTTCCCCGGTCCAGTCGAAGTCTTGCCCAAGACGAAGGAACGCTACATCTCGTTCACGAAGCACGTTGCCGGCAGCGATGTGAAGTTTCGCTTCATCGACTCGTTCCGCTTCATGGCGTCGTCGCTGGAAAAACTTGCATCGGACTTGAGCGAGCTGCGGATCGTGAGGGGGGAATTCCCCTACCTGTCCGATGAGAAATTCGAGCTGCTCACGAGGAAGGGTGTGTTCCCCTACGAGTACGCCGACTCTGTGGACAAATTGCGGGATATCGAGTTACCGCCGAAAGCGAGCTTCCACAGTTCACTGACGGGCAGCGACATCTCGGACGCGGACTACGAGCACGCCAAGAGAGTGTGGGACGAGTTCGAGATCCGGAGCTTGGGCGAATACTCGGACCTGTACTTGAAAACGGATGTGCTTCTCCTTGCCGACGTCTTCGAGAACTTCCGCAACAACTCTGTCGCAGCATACGGCCTGGACCCCGCCCACTACTACACACTGCCAGGCTACTCTTGGGACGCGATGTTTAGGTACACCCAGGTCCAGCTAGAACTCCTCACCGACCCCGATATGCACCTCTTCGTCGAGCAAGGAATACGCGGGGGTATTAGCCAGTGCTCCAACCGATACGCCCGGGCCAACAACAAATACATGAGCGACTACGACGCCAATGAGGAGGCCAAGTATCTGATGTACTTCGACgtgaacaatttgtatggCCGAGCGATGATGGAGTACCTGCCGCAAGGAGGCTTCGAGTGGTTCACCGGCAATAACGTCGACTTCCTCAATGTGCTGGACGACTCGCCTGTCGGATACATCCTCGAAGTGGATCTCGACTACCCGGAGAATTGTCACGACTCGCACAAAGACCTGCCGCTGTGTCCCGAGCACAAGAGCGCCCCTGGCTCGAAACAGAACAAGCTCATGACTACGCTGGAGCCGAAGAAGCGCTACATCCTCCACTACCGCAACTTGAAGCAGGCTGTGCAGCAGGGGATGAAACTCGTACGCGTCCATCGCGTCTTGAAGTTCAGACAGTCCGCATGGCTACGACCCTACATCGAGCTGAACAGCGAGTTGCGAAAACGGGCGCGGAATGAGTTTGAGAAGAATCTCTACAAACTCATGAACAACGCGGTGTTCGGCAAGACGATGGAGAACGTGCGCAAACACGTGACTGTGAAGCTGGTGAGGAAGTGGGGTGGACGCTACGGGGCCGAAGCACTCATCGCCAAGCCGAATTTCCATAGCTGCTCCATCTTCGGGGAGAACCTCGTGGCGATTCAGCTCACGAAGACGGAGGTTTATCTCAATAAGCCGATCTACGTGGGGCTGAGCGTGCTGGACCTATCGAAGATCCATGTATACGACTTCCACTACGAGTACATGAAGCGGGAATTCGACGATCGATGCAAGCTCCTCTACACCGACACCGACAGCCTGCTCTACGAGATTCGCTGCAACGACATCTATGCCATCATGAAGCGCGATATCAAGCGATTCGACACGTCCGATTACCCGCCGAACAACCGGTTTGGCATGCCACAGGCCAATAAAAAGGTGATCGGCCTTATGAAGGACGAGTGCAACGGCCGCATCATGACCGAGTTCGTGGCCTTGCGCAGTAAGATGTATTGC ACAAAAAGGCGCAACGACGAGTGCAATGCGTAA
- the LOC122416254 gene encoding uncharacterized protein, giving the protein MDTVEKLNKIALLEDFLPTKKLTELCVNSIYHVTDLRQVTTKYGLRAVATLDNESQVFLPRRISTAFEKDPKMFEQMAQTVVDERLLLKYLPGKIPQIEFSIKQSSTSDCF; this is encoded by the coding sequence ATGGACACCGTCGAGAAGCTCAACAAAATCGCTCTGCTCGAGGATTTCCTGCCAACGAAGAAACTGACGGAGTTGTGCGTCAACAGCATATATCATGTCACCGATCTGAGGCAAGTCACTACGAAGTATGGCCTGAGAGCTGTCGCCACTCTCGACAACGAATCCCAAGTCTTCCTACCGAGGCGCATCTCAACGGCGTTCGAGAAGGATCCGAAGATGTTCGAGCAGATGGCGCAAACAGTCGTCGACGAGCGATTGCTTCTGAAGTACCTGCCCGGCAAGATACCACAAATTGAATTCAGCATCAAACAGTCGTCGACGAGCGATTGCTTCTGA
- the LOC122416252 gene encoding uncharacterized protein, which translates to MSDESHNTAVIFTIGYRQFYDAGSDEEEALAEATKAVEETDLERQTALYQSQHEERAEEEPRASTSAASAEPIPLQPESDDDEASTILNPSLMFSDRSDILAVYRQARANDDDGAIAGPSYHHHRQQEDDIVQPENQLGVYPMDAQQEEEEVEEEEERLNEERLEARRFALWFQELMECDSDIQTGGGRTRNTQGNEAFGDVQPPGGRIIITHDTARYFKRFQLRGREETLRICQPHAGANVTACLEGAFRDLLTHLMSHCEGGDYAGISFSASCLAHGPVWLSFRPVCAYTFVDIWQLITNIAQSAASLDIKRLGRVSGQVH; encoded by the exons ATGTCGGATGAATCA CACAATACAGCAGTTATTTTTACCATAGGCTATCGGCAGTTTTACGATGCGGGGAGTGACGAAGAGGAGGCTCTCGCTGAGGCGACGAAAGCTGTGGAGGAAACGGATCTAGAGCGTCAAACCGCCCTCTACC aatcgCAGCATGAGGAGAGGGCTGAGGAAGAGCCTAGGGCGAGCACCTCGGCAGCATCGGCCGAACCGATACCGCTGCAGCCCGAGTCTGATGACGACGAGGCGTCGACTATTCTCAACCCCTCCTTGATGTTTAGCGATCGGTCTGATATACTGG CTGTGTACCGGCAAGCCAGAGCTAACGATGACGATGGAGCGATAGCGGGTCCATCGTATCACCACCATCGTCAGCAGGAAGATGACATCGTACAGCCCGAGAATCAGCTGGGGGTGTATCCGATGGATGCCCaacaggaggaggaggaggtggaggaggaggaggagcgtCTAAACGAGGAGCGATTAGAAGCTAGACGCTTCGCCCTATGGTTTCAAGAGCTGATGGAGTGTGATTCag ATATACAAACGGGCGGGGGAAGAACGCGCAATACACAGGGGAACGAGGCTTTCGGGGATGTGCAACCCCCGGGAGGGCGGATCATCATCACGCACGATACAGCCcgttatttcaaacgttttcaacTACGTGGTCGGGAGGAAACATTGCGTATCTGCCAACCTCACGCTGGCGCAAACGTGACAGCATGTCTTGAAGGAGCATTCCGCGATCTTCTGACGCATCTCATGAGTCACTGTGAGGGTGGTGACTACGCAGGGATCTCGTTCTCCGCGAGCTGCTTAGCGCACGGCCCCGTCTGGCTTTCATTCCGTCCTGTCTGCGCCTATACATTTGTAGATATCTGGCAATTAATAACAAACATAGCTCAAAGTGCAGCGTCTCtggatatcaagagactcggtagagtctcgggacaagtacattga